The stretch of DNA ataaataaataaataaataaatcaggGCAGGCACAATGCAGAACCGTCCGTGGAATATCCAACGGCTTAAGGAGAACGAATAGGAGTTCCCTCGTTTGCTGCTGCGTTGTATAATCCCTTCcccccaacgccgccgccgccgccgccgccgtcctgctGCATCCTCACTCAACGGTGAGCATCCGTCCATCCACCCGTTCCGTGACGTTCCTCATCTCTCTCTATCCACCCGCGcacttcttttctcttcttcatcttctggACTTACACCGTGAACCCTAGATAGGTTCTCCTCAAGATCTgcaagttttgttttttctttctcttaatttacCTTAACCTTAATACTAATGACACATGGTGTTCTTATTCTCCAAAAGCTAGATCCTTCCGGAATGTGGTTGGATTGCATTGCTCCTACTAGTGTTTGATTGCGCTTTTCTTCCTGGTGCGGTGCTTTGTGCAGATGTAAAAAGACCTccgttttcctttttcctttttgtgtaGCAGGTTTGTGGAACAAAAAATGGGCTCAAAATCGGTGGATGAAGTGATtgatgatgctgctgctgctgctgctgccggggTCCATTATTCAGAACTACGTCTGGAAGAGTTGAATATCCAAGGCTCCATGTTGGGAGAGGAACAGCCAACGACATCAGGATTGGAGAATGGGCTCAAGGAGCCATTTGTTATTGGTTAGTACTTACTAGTCCACTAGTTTGTTCATATCACACTTGGTGCTGTTCCATCTATTCATTGCGCCAGATTCAGTAAATTGTCAATTATTATTGCATACTCCTCCAAGGGCACCCGGCTTTAATTTGGTTTCGATTTCAGGTGTTGCTGGGGGTGCATCTTCTGGTAAAAGTACTGTATGCGAAATGATCATCGACCAGCTACGTGATCAGCGTGTAGTTGTTGTTACTCAGGTTTGTCGTACAAACTGTATCTGGACCACTCCTTATTTCATTAGTACAAAGAAGCTAACGGTTCATATGGTCTATGAGTCCAGTGACAATTCTTATGACTTCTTCCTTCATCCTTTGTTCttcataatatttatgatGCAATTTATATCCCTAGCACAGCCCTTATTTGCAAACTTTCAATCAATAAGACTGTTTATCTGTTATTTCAGGAATCCTTTTATTATGGACTGTCTGATGAGGAATTGGTCCATGTTCATGATTATAACTTCGATCATCCAGGTATGCTTTCACCATAATTTAGTATTTACTGTATCAGTGGAAAGAGGTGTACTAACTTTAGTGCTGATGCTGTTGATACTTCCATCCTAATTTCAGATGCATTTGATACGGAGCTACTACTCTCTTGTAtggaaaaattaaaacagAGCAATGCTGTTGACATTCCTAACTACAActtcaaaacatataaaagtaTTCCAAGTGCAAGGAAGGTACTACTTTATGTTTTCTGTTATTTATACTTACCCACCTGGTTTACTGCTTACCTCTAACCAATTTCTAATCATGCTATTTGTTGATGCCTATGTCACTTGCTTTTCTATATTAACCCAGACTTTATATTACTGCTACCAGGTTAATCCATCTGATGTAATTATTTTGGAAGGAATTCTAGTTTTCCATGATTCACGTGTCCGAGACTTGATGAACATGAAGATCTTTGTTGATACAGGTATTCATATTTGCATTCTAAACTACTGATACCTTCTTGCATCTTGTTCTTACTTATGCCTTGTAACCATCATGGTATATGGCCAAGTGCCCAAGACATTTAGGTTCATATTTTTGCTTTCACATGTTCACACAAATTTGTACTGTATAGGCATTTATTCTCTTCTCCGTTTGGATTAGAAGTGATTTATCTCCACATTTCTTCATTGAGGGCGTGATCTATGACTGTTTCGGTTATAAGTTGTTATTATGTATCCTTTCACTGTAGTTGAGCCACCTTTTGTTCTTGATTCACTTCCATTAGGATTTTGCCATAATCTTGCTGGTGTAATTTTTGCTAGAAACTCTTTATGTTAAGGTGCTGCATAATCAAGGCAAGTACTCTGCTGTTGCCCAATGATGAATTTGAGACATGCCCTGATAATTTGTTGCTCATGGAGCTTAGGACTGTCTGGCACAGTAGCAGTAGATCTCGATCTttcagtttgcaaaaaaaaaaaaaaatccgttgTTCCATATGGATTTTACTGTTTGaatgtattatatatttttatttcattcatCTCTATTGTTTCTTTCAGATGCTGATGTGCGATTAGCAAGGAGAATCTTTCGTGATACCATCCAGAAGGGTAGAGATATCAAAAGCGTGTTAGATCAGGTTTAAGTGCTTTAGCTGCATTTAGCTCATCTAGAATTCCTGTGTTTTAATCACTAAAAGCATCATGGTTTTGAATTAATGTGTTTACAAAATGCCAGTTATTATATGCACATGTTCaagttaatgtttttttattcattgaATATAACTCTGTTTCACAGTACTCAAAGTTTGTCAAGCCTGCTTTTGAAGATTTCATCCTCCCAACAAAGAAATATGCTGATGTTATCATCCCACGAGGTGGAGATAACAACGTGGCAATCGACCTGATCGTTCAGCATATTCGTACTAAGCTTGGTCAAAATGATCTCTGTAAAGTGCACCCAAATTTGTATGTCATTCAGACTACTTACCAGGTATCAAATGTGGACATACACATCTTTTTATTAAGAATAATCGCTTGCCTGAAATTTCCAGTGTAAATTGCATGCAATCTGCAAACCTTTTCTGGTATAATTGATAGATTCTTAATGCTGTTTTTGTCCAGATACGAGGCATGCACACAATAATACGTGATGCTGCCACAGCAACAGatgatttcatattttatGCTGATCGGTTGATTCGGCTGGTCAGTATAAACACACGTTTGACATCGTTTTATTAAATGTGGTTTTGCTTGGTGACTTGAATTTCCCTGTGGAAAATAGGTTGTTGAGCATGGTCTTGGTCATCTTCCTTTCAAGGAAAAGCAAGTCATAACCCCAACTAGTAAGTAGTATTGCACGTGTCATCTCCATATATTTCCTTGTACTCTTGTCATGCACTAGTTTATAAAGGTTATCTCATCAGATGAATTGGGGATTTTACCTGTTAGTAGAGTATGTATTGGGCTGAATTTGCACATACATCTTTGTATTAAGTTTTTCATCCTAGTAATTTTCTGTTGAATACACCTGATTATCAGTGTTTGGGTAAAGTAGTATGTACTTTGTTTGTTTGTCCTTACTCCCTATGTTACACATGCAGAGACTGTTTACCCTGGTGTGGAGTTCTCAAAGAGATTGTGTGGTATATCAGTGATTAGGAGGTATAGAGTTTCTGAAATATCTCTTTTTATCACATACTCCGAGGCTCTAATAGAGCGATCTTTGACAGTCACAGAGGGATGAAAAGTTCTTGAATTTCGATGATGTTTTTCGTATGTCAGAAATATCCTGCTGTTTGTATGCCTGAGACAGTGTGTACAAAACTAAGTATACTAATTCTCACATTTGAAATGTTGGGAACTTGCATTCTCAATCATCTTTAGCTATGCTGAATGTACATTTCATAGTTGAATTATCCagtaatcttttttttttgaacaattaatGATGCAGATATCAGTTCATTGTTGCCGTCTTTGAATAAAACACTAagtatattttacatatttcataaaaatgttGATGGTTTGGTACAATTGCTTTCCAGTGGCGAGAGTATGGAGAATGCACTGCGGGCATGTTGTAAAGGTATAAAGATTGGGAAGATTCTTATTCACAGAGAAGGAGATAATGGGCAGCAGGTTTGATTTAATATACTTTTGAATTAGAGGTTATGTTTTTTGGTGATCCAATTTAGTAAACTCTAAATTCGGTTGCAGCTCATCTATCATAATTTACCAAAAGACATTGCAAACAGGCATGTTCTATTGCTGGACCCCATATTAGGAACAGGTTAGTTGATGATTCCTTGCGCACGCTGAACTATACTGTCATTCCTCATCCAAATTGtattcctttttattattatcagGGAACTCAGCTGTTCAGGCTATCTCTCTTCTCCTGAAGAAGGGTGTACAGGAAGCAAATATTATATTCCTTAATCTTATATCAGTAAGTCTTCTGAATTTATGGTAATTATGTTCATTCATCTTAACTCTTGCATGGATTGCATGGTGCTATCTGAAGCTCACTGGATGATGTTCCTTACTCTATCAAAGATCATAATTTGTACTCTCTATTATGCAACCATGGA from Oryza brachyantha chromosome 12, ObraRS2, whole genome shotgun sequence encodes:
- the LOC102714055 gene encoding uridine kinase-like protein 3, whose protein sequence is MCRFVEQKMGSKSVDEVIDDAAAAAAAGVHYSELRLEELNIQGSMLGEEQPTTSGLENGLKEPFVIGVAGGASSGKSTVCEMIIDQLRDQRVVVVTQESFYYGLSDEELVHVHDYNFDHPDAFDTELLLSCMEKLKQSNAVDIPNYNFKTYKSIPSARKVNPSDVIILEGILVFHDSRVRDLMNMKIFVDTDADVRLARRIFRDTIQKGRDIKSVLDQYSKFVKPAFEDFILPTKKYADVIIPRGGDNNVAIDLIVQHIRTKLGQNDLCKVHPNLYVIQTTYQIRGMHTIIRDAATATDDFIFYADRLIRLVVEHGLGHLPFKEKQVITPTKTVYPGVEFSKRLCGISVIRSGESMENALRACCKGIKIGKILIHREGDNGQQLIYHNLPKDIANRHVLLLDPILGTGNSAVQAISLLLKKGVQEANIIFLNLISAPQGVHVVSRRFPRVKIVTSEIEFGLNDDFRVVPGMGEFGDRYFGTDDYQSSTPFFSDDKNRVSLL